In the genome of Croceimicrobium hydrocarbonivorans, one region contains:
- a CDS encoding SprB repeat-containing protein: MRVKLPLLSFVWQSAIAVLSITLFLNPQSLLAQCTTPGPGEVAMEIIFDTGSFGNEVGWNLRDSVSNSSYAAIGFSTYVSGNNYGPTAFPQHQLCLPTNQTLKLEAFDSFGDGWNGGDFYMRYAKTQDTVFSYTMTVSGASTNVYFSVPPLALGFALCQGDTSPAIVISDTIAADTGQYVYTWEESYDNVTWGPAPNWGGDNYVYQPQGSRTDTVYYRRIAIDAVAMDTLREIYTITVPDSLLIDSVQVDSSYCAGVDDGAIQVFVSGGAPGYSYAWSDGGSGANRTGLAPGTYSVTVTDQTGCADSITVEVYGISPLTASITVDQDLECYGDTLGTLSVNANSLAPPYTYLWSNGDTTMTADSLAPGTHWVRVTDTNNCLATDTFTLVQPDSLYIDSVKINNNVSCFGGADGSVTVYHSGGTGSVTYTFTSQNNSAVLNDPDALVADDYVLTLTDANGCASKNSVNVTIVSDRDQLSGGTIGN, translated from the coding sequence ATGAGAGTAAAGCTACCCCTACTTTCTTTCGTATGGCAATCTGCTATTGCTGTATTATCCATTACTCTATTTCTTAATCCACAAAGCCTTTTAGCGCAGTGTACCACCCCCGGACCTGGTGAGGTGGCCATGGAAATTATTTTCGATACGGGCAGCTTTGGAAATGAGGTAGGCTGGAACTTACGCGATAGTGTTTCTAATAGCAGCTATGCTGCTATTGGCTTCAGTACCTATGTAAGTGGCAATAATTACGGCCCAACGGCATTTCCACAACATCAGCTGTGTTTGCCTACCAATCAAACCTTAAAATTAGAGGCCTTCGATTCCTTTGGCGATGGTTGGAATGGTGGTGATTTTTACATGCGTTATGCCAAAACCCAGGATACCGTATTTTCTTATACCATGACGGTTTCTGGTGCTTCTACCAATGTATATTTCTCAGTTCCACCTTTAGCTTTAGGGTTTGCACTTTGTCAGGGCGATACTTCACCTGCCATTGTGATTAGCGATACTATTGCCGCCGATACCGGCCAGTATGTATATACCTGGGAAGAGTCTTATGATAATGTTACTTGGGGACCAGCGCCAAATTGGGGTGGCGATAATTATGTGTACCAACCTCAGGGTTCTCGTACCGATACGGTTTATTACCGTCGTATAGCCATCGATGCGGTGGCCATGGATACCCTTCGAGAAATTTATACCATTACGGTGCCCGATTCCTTATTAATTGATTCGGTTCAAGTAGACTCTTCGTATTGTGCAGGGGTTGATGATGGGGCCATTCAAGTATTCGTGAGCGGAGGGGCCCCCGGCTACTCCTACGCTTGGAGCGATGGTGGCAGCGGAGCAAACCGCACCGGTCTGGCTCCGGGAACTTACTCGGTTACCGTTACCGATCAAACAGGTTGTGCGGATTCAATTACGGTTGAAGTGTATGGAATTAGTCCATTAACCGCCAGCATAACGGTCGACCAGGATTTGGAATGTTATGGGGATACCCTCGGTACTCTTTCGGTCAATGCCAATAGTCTGGCACCTCCTTATACCTATTTATGGAGTAATGGAGATACAACCATGACTGCAGACAGCCTTGCTCCCGGTACTCATTGGGTGCGGGTTACCGATACCAATAATTGTTTGGCTACCGATACCTTCACTTTGGTTCAGCCCGATAGTTTATACATCGACTCGGTTAAAATCAATAATAATGTTTCTTGCTTCGGTGGAGCCGATGGTAGCGTAACTGTTTACCATAGTGGTGGCACCGGATCTGTAACTTATACTTTCACTTCTCAAAACAACTCTGCGGTTTTGAATGATCCAGATGCTCTTGTAGCAGATGATTATGTGCTTACCCTTACCGATGCTAATGGAT
- a CDS encoding thioredoxin domain-containing protein, with protein sequence MRSLFPFLVILLVLSACQESGNRLARSNNPYLLQHAQNPVDWFPWEEDAFEKAQAENKLIILSIGYAACHWCHVMEEECFEDEEVAEYMNAHFISIKVDREERPDIDEIYQRASELTTGKGGWPLNVICLPDGKPFYSTTYLDKEGWLNLLSKIQEHYLEKPDELITAATKITEGVQQSQLIFEEKGESAFSPEKLDSVFSLWKEDWDWRNGGFKGSPKFPLPNNLKTILDYGILAKDSSSLNFVQLSLKAMAAGGLYDQIGDGFARYSTDSAWRIPHFEKMLYDNAQLISLYAQASRAFKNPEYLEKAKLVMQFAEKEWQGKDKAFSSSTDADVAGEEGKYYSWTLAELQEHIAKEDWPLFSEYYGLEDIAKWEKDLYILQTKPSAFLQIQEKFEISSKALGLKVTEWKSILAEKRNSRTKPSIDDKKLSSWNALMLGAYLELYRASGSAEYLDKAKALASWFESQEPLLHSQRLQKAGSQAFLQDYAFASSAFIDLFLLSANPDYLKQAESWMQEINQQFKVKDSPLFYTQSKNSSTLVANGVETADQVLPSANAVIAHNFLRLALLLENQDYRKQAWSMLRQMQSRIENYPDLHAHWLNLALKESFSFYEVAVTGPKAQEMALELEANYLPQALIAWAKESPLSLFENRIHPDSEWIYVCQFGTCKQPVQNVEAALKQLELP encoded by the coding sequence ATGCGGAGTCTTTTCCCATTTTTAGTAATCCTGCTTGTATTGAGCGCTTGTCAGGAGAGCGGCAATCGTCTTGCTCGCTCCAATAATCCTTATTTATTGCAGCATGCTCAAAATCCGGTAGACTGGTTTCCCTGGGAAGAGGATGCCTTTGAAAAAGCCCAAGCTGAAAACAAGCTCATCATTCTAAGCATTGGCTATGCTGCCTGTCATTGGTGCCATGTAATGGAGGAAGAGTGTTTTGAAGATGAGGAAGTGGCAGAGTACATGAACGCCCATTTTATCTCCATAAAAGTAGATCGGGAGGAACGTCCGGATATTGATGAAATCTACCAGCGCGCTTCAGAGCTTACTACCGGCAAAGGCGGTTGGCCCCTAAATGTGATTTGCCTGCCCGACGGCAAACCTTTTTACAGCACCACCTATTTGGATAAAGAAGGTTGGTTGAATTTACTGAGTAAAATTCAGGAGCATTATCTCGAGAAACCGGATGAGCTCATCACCGCCGCTACTAAAATCACCGAGGGCGTTCAGCAAAGCCAATTGATTTTTGAAGAAAAAGGAGAAAGTGCTTTTAGCCCGGAAAAATTGGACAGTGTTTTTTCTCTCTGGAAAGAAGATTGGGATTGGCGCAATGGTGGCTTTAAGGGCAGCCCTAAATTCCCGCTTCCCAACAATTTGAAAACAATCCTCGATTACGGCATATTAGCAAAAGACAGCAGCAGCTTAAACTTTGTTCAACTTAGCCTCAAAGCGATGGCGGCCGGTGGACTTTATGATCAAATTGGTGATGGCTTTGCCCGCTATAGCACGGACTCTGCCTGGCGCATTCCGCATTTCGAAAAAATGCTTTACGACAATGCCCAACTGATTAGCCTCTATGCCCAAGCCAGTAGAGCCTTTAAAAATCCTGAGTACTTGGAGAAGGCCAAATTAGTGATGCAGTTTGCCGAAAAAGAATGGCAGGGCAAGGATAAGGCCTTTAGCTCTTCTACCGATGCGGATGTTGCTGGTGAAGAAGGAAAATATTACAGCTGGACCTTAGCTGAATTGCAAGAGCATATCGCAAAAGAGGACTGGCCTTTGTTTTCAGAATACTACGGTTTGGAGGATATAGCCAAATGGGAGAAGGATCTCTATATACTACAAACTAAGCCCTCGGCCTTTTTGCAGATTCAAGAGAAATTTGAGATTAGCAGCAAAGCCTTAGGGTTAAAAGTTACAGAATGGAAAAGCATCTTAGCTGAAAAACGGAACAGCCGAACCAAACCCAGCATTGACGATAAAAAACTTAGCTCCTGGAATGCCCTCATGCTGGGAGCCTATTTGGAACTGTACAGAGCTAGTGGATCAGCAGAATATTTGGATAAAGCCAAAGCCTTAGCGAGCTGGTTTGAAAGTCAAGAGCCTTTATTGCATTCCCAAAGATTACAAAAGGCCGGAAGCCAAGCCTTTCTGCAAGATTATGCCTTTGCCAGTTCCGCTTTTATTGACCTATTCCTTTTAAGTGCGAATCCCGATTATTTAAAGCAAGCAGAATCCTGGATGCAGGAGATAAATCAACAATTTAAGGTGAAGGATAGCCCGCTCTTTTATACGCAGTCCAAAAACAGCTCAACTTTGGTGGCAAATGGGGTTGAGACGGCGGATCAGGTTTTACCCTCAGCAAATGCTGTGATAGCCCATAACTTTTTGCGCCTGGCCCTGCTTTTGGAAAATCAAGATTACCGAAAGCAAGCCTGGTCTATGCTGCGACAAATGCAAAGTCGGATTGAAAATTACCCCGACCTTCATGCTCATTGGCTCAACTTGGCGCTCAAAGAAAGCTTTAGCTTTTATGAAGTTGCTGTAACCGGCCCCAAAGCCCAGGAAATGGCTCTAGAACTGGAAGCAAATTATCTACCACAAGCTCTAATCGCCTGGGCAAAAGAAAGTCCCTTAAGTTTATTTGAGAACCGCATCCATCCGGATTCGGAGTGGATATACGTTTGTCAATTTGGGACTTGTAAGCAGCCCGTACAAAATGTAGAGGCTGCTTTAAAACAATTGGAATTACCCTAA